A genomic segment from Mycobacteriales bacterium encodes:
- the orn gene encoding oligoribonuclease has protein sequence MGGPLVWIDCEMTGLDPQRNVLVEIAAVVTDAELNRLDDGIDIVISATPSQLVAMDQFVRDMHTASGLLDEIRHTATTVEQAEAQVMDYLLQHVPEAGKAPLCGNTIATDRAFIARYMPRLDAHLHYRMIDVSSIKELARRWYPRAYYNAPAKNGGHRALADIIESIDELRYYRSTVMVPAPGPDTDTARAAARALGLGAPAPADPSRAVSD, from the coding sequence ATCGGTGGTCCGCTGGTCTGGATCGACTGTGAGATGACCGGCTTGGACCCTCAGCGCAACGTGCTGGTCGAGATCGCCGCGGTCGTGACCGACGCCGAGCTCAACCGCCTCGACGACGGAATCGACATCGTGATCTCGGCGACGCCGTCCCAGCTCGTCGCCATGGACCAGTTCGTCCGCGACATGCACACGGCGTCCGGCCTGCTCGACGAGATCCGTCACACCGCCACGACCGTGGAGCAGGCAGAGGCGCAGGTCATGGACTACCTCCTGCAACACGTTCCCGAGGCGGGAAAGGCGCCGCTGTGCGGCAACACGATCGCCACCGACCGCGCCTTCATCGCGCGGTACATGCCGCGGCTGGACGCGCACCTGCACTACCGGATGATCGACGTGTCGTCGATCAAGGAGCTGGCCAGGCGTTGGTACCCAAGGGCGTACTACAACGCGCCGGCCAAGAACGGCGGTCATCGCGCGCTCGCCGACATCATCGAAAGCATCGATGAGCTGCGGTACTACCGCTCGACGGTGATGGTCCCGGCGCCCGGACCCGACACCGACACCGCGCGGGCGGCGGCGCGCGCACTCGGCCTGGGCGCGCCCGCTCCGGCCGACCCGAGCCGGGCGGTGTCCGACTAG